In the Halichoerus grypus chromosome 4, mHalGry1.hap1.1, whole genome shotgun sequence genome, one interval contains:
- the BZW1 gene encoding eIF5-mimic protein 2, protein MNNQKQQKPTLSGQRFKTRKRDEKERFDPTQFQDCIIQGLTETGTDLEAVAKFLDASGAKLDYRRYAETLFDILVAGGMLAPGGTLADDMMRTDVCVFAAQEDLETMQAFAQVFNKLIRRYKYLEKGFEDEVKKLLLFLKGFSESERNKLAMLTGVLLANGTLNASILNSLYNENLVKEGVSAAFAVKLFKSWINEKDINAVAASLRKVSMDNRLMELFPANKQSVEHFTKYFTEAGLKELSEYVRNQQTIGARKELQKELQEQMSRGDPFKDIILYVKEEMKKNNIPEPVVIGIVWSSVMSTVEWNKKEELVAEQAIKHLKQYSPLLAAFTTQGQSELTLLLKIQEYCYDNIHFMKAFQKIVVLFYKAEVLSEEPILKWYKDAHVAKGKSVFLEQMKKFVEWLKNAEEESESEAEEVRSNGPRHGKQLKNGENWIADLPDSCWHSEPPQVQPSKPVITLLHYFCVNCEICFLSVPLKWNKIS, encoded by the exons ATGAATAATCAAAAGCAGCAAAAGCCAACGCTATCAGGCCAGcgttttaaaaccagaaaaagag ATGAAAAAGAGAGGTTTGACCCTACTCAGTTTCAAGACTGTATTATTCAAGGCTTAACTGAAACTGGTACTGATTTGGAAGCAGTAGCAAAGTTTCTTGATGCTTCTGGAGCAAAACTTGATTACCGCCGATATGCAGAAACACTCTTTGACATTCTGGTGGCCGGCGGAATGCTGG CCCCAGGTGGTACActggcagatgacatgatgcgtACAGATGTCTGTGTGTTCGCAGCACAAGAAGACCTAGAGACCATGCAAGCATTTGCTCAG GTTTTTAACAAGTTAATCAGGCGCTACAAATACCTGGAGAAAGGTTTTGAAGATGAAGTAAAAAAG cTGCTGCTGTTCTTAAAGGGTTTTTCAGAGTCGGAGAGGAACAAGCTGGCTATGTTGACTGGTGTTCTTCTGGCTAATGGAACACTTAATGCATCCATTCTTAATAGCCTTTATAATGAGAATTTGGTTAAAGAAG GGGTTTCAGCAGCTTTTGCTGTAAAGCTCTTTAAATCATggataaatgaaaaagatatcaATGCAGTAGCTGCAAGTCTTCGGAAAGTCAGCATGGATAACAGACTGATG GAACTTTTTCCTGCCAATAAACAAAGCGTTGAACACTTCACTAAGTATTTTACTGAGGCAGGCTTGAAAGAACTTTCAGAATATGTTCGAAATCAGCAAACCATAGGAGCTCGAAAGGAACTCCAGAAAGAACTTCAAGAACAGATGTCCCGTGGTGATCCATTTAAGGAT ATAATTTTGTATGTCAAGGAGGAGATGAAAAAAAACAACATCCCAGAACCCGTTGTCATTGGGATAGTCTGGTCCAGCGTAATGAGCACCGTGGAATGGAACAAAAAGGAAGAGCTTGTGGCAGAGCAGGCCATCAAGCACTTGAAG CAATACAGCCCTCTACTTGCTGCCTTTACTACTCAAGGTCAGTCTGAGCTGACTCTGTTACTGAAGATTCAGGAGTATTGCTATGACAACATTCATTTCATGAAAGCCTTCCAGAAAATCGTGGTGCTTTTTTATAAAg CTGAAGTCCTGAGTGAAGAGCCCATTCTGAAGTGGTATAAAGATGCACATGTTGCAAAGGGAAAAAGTGTCTTCCTTGAGCAAATGAAAAAGTTTGTAGAGTGGCTCAAAAATGCTGAAGAAG aATCTGAGTCTGAAGCTGAAGAAG TTAGGAGTAATGGACCCCGGCATGGCAAACAGTTGAAGAACGGAGAAAACTGGATAGCTGACCTTCCAGATAGTTGTTGGCACTCAGAACCACCTCAAGTACAGCCATCCAAACCAGTAATTACATTGCTGCATTATTTCTGTGTTAACTGTGAAATCTGCTTCTTGTCTGTACCcttgaaatggaataaaatttcATGA